The following are encoded together in the Triticum dicoccoides isolate Atlit2015 ecotype Zavitan chromosome 6B, WEW_v2.0, whole genome shotgun sequence genome:
- the LOC119322734 gene encoding uncharacterized protein LOC119322734, protein MHAWKSPAPCEYLSSSSKQAEVVTHDVSPMSTHSSPLISARKPPGWHIQFFIRIDLGGSYHTYPHLGGPFRSLEEAEKAIKSHLDGLRSPIMCRDGLSSAEVAVRHRLYWPDGTRKKSFEGNPGRRNMNLLVQALLDKYNEDHHLLGNLAYELDNVVCSRQIYEKEGGLINKFYHINLTAKTKGDDGFHVDNLFFGEITRIEGENEEYMLNCFCMVKPIDNGGCSGCTKYGEYDLKHPVDADKYKGGHSTPAIQCRGINHIPFLQPDVPVYIRNKQDWLEFEKAMLAKEEAKIRYIYECPADSPIQAKVDGARMPAGLAKGQEDAGLAKGRESAGLAKRGEGADLTKRGEDAGLAKREDHQGSVKYVVPARRGVLF, encoded by the exons ATGCACGCATGGAAGTCGCCCGCTCC GTGTGAGTACCTTTCCTCATCCTCCAAGCAGGCAGAGGTGGTAACTCATGATGTCTCACCAATGTCAACACACTCGTCTCCACTCATCTCGGCTCGTAAACCTCCTGGTTGGCATATACAGTTTTTCATCAGAATAGATCTGGGGGGTTCTTACCACACGTATCCTCATCTGGGGGGGCCATTCCGGAGCTTGGAGGAAGCTGAAAAGGCTATCAAAAGCCATCTTGATGGCCTGCGCTCTCCAATAAT GTGCAGAGATGGGCTATCGTCGGCGGAGGTTGCAGTGCGACATCGCCTTTACTGGCCTGATGGCACAAGGAAGAAGTCGTTCGAAGGCAATCCCGGGCGTAGGAATATGAACCTATTGGTTCAAGCTTTACTGGATAAATACAATGAAGACCACCATCTTTTGGgg AATCTTGCATATGAACTTGATAATGTTGTGTGCTCCCGACAAATTTACGAGAAGGAGGGCGGCCTTATTAACAAATTCTATCATATCAATTTGACTGCAAAAACCAAAGGAGATGATGGTTTTCACGTCGACAATCTATTCTTTGGTGAAATCACACGAATAGAAGGCGAaaatgaagaatacatgctcaatTGTTTCTGTATGGTTAAACCTATTGACAATG GCGGATGCTCAGGTTGTACGAAGTACGGGGAGTATGATTTGAAGCACCCTGTTGATGCTGATAAATACAAAGGTGGCCACTCTACCCCGGCCATTCAATGTCGTGGTATCAATCATATTCCTTTCTTGCAACCGGATGTACCTGTATACATCCGGAATAAGCAGGATTGGTTGGAGTTTGAGAAGGctatgttggcgaaggaggaggctaaGATAAGATATATATATGAG TGCCCTGCTGATTCTCCTATTCAAGCAAAAGTGGATGGTGCAAGAATGCCTGCTGGTTTGGCCAAGGGACAAGAGGATGCTGGTTTGGCCAAGGGACGAGAGAGTGCTGGTTTGGCCAAGAGAGGAGAGGGTGCTGATTTGACCAAGAGAGGAGAGGATGCTGGTTTGGCCAAGCGAGAGGATCACCAGGGAAGCGTGAAGTACGTTGTACCTGCTAGGCGTGGGGTGTTGTTTTGA
- the LOC119322013 gene encoding uncharacterized protein LOC119322013 produces MGSRQIVAVLQLGGVFTTDDDGHMTYSGGEAHAMLVKSGWTFKAFKHEISSTLNNLKLDSYAFKYFLPKNNKTLISISNDKDLKRMVEFHADSETTDIYVIKKVDNRVKSSVADSSAPADSAIIETTPDGSKRQKICASWENTITGVGQVFEGPKEFRDALHKYAIAHRFHYRFVKNDSSRVTVECTDEGCPWRIHASKSSANQEFMIKKVVGSHTCESETVKSNRLASQKWVASVIKEKLRDSPNYRPRDIANDLQREYGLSLNYSQAWRGKLIARKELYSPHEEACNQLPWFRDRIFATNPGSMATVEALEGSKFRFFVAFHASLHGFENGCRPLLFLDVITVKPNKHWKLLGATSVDGEGDVFPVALSVVDDESQENWHWFLEQLKASLPMPGDITFISNGRSGLWDDVSLIFPDSYHGYNVNFFIEEFKTKLDDSWSEEVKDIMVEHLKDAIYSCRVDEFNHYLDLIKAESDKLAEWLLETKPERWSDALFKGSRLGQYTCNISETIAEWIPNRYELPVVQLLDTIRCNLMEMIYTRRESSNTWSEVLTPSANQKLQEEMNKALSLSVVCSTENDGNNNVFEVCDGSVYTVNIDTWECTCRKWHVSGIPCCHAIAVFEQTDQNPVEYCAKYFRRDYYRMTYAMSINPIPDVIVPPASTDLTQSMGLQPCPILARRQVGRPKEKPADPRIAIKRAVRCSRCKGYGHNKATCKVPLTT; encoded by the exons ATGGGGAGCAGACAAATTGTCGCTGTTCTTCAACTAGGTGGAGTATTCACAACTGATGATGATGGGCATATGACCTATTCTGGCGGAGAGGCACATGCGATGCTTGTGAAAAGTGGTTGGACTTTTAAAGCGTTTAAacatgagatatcttcaacactcaatAACCTCAAGCTTGATTCCTATGCATTCAAATACTTCCTTCCTAAAAATAATAAGACTTTGATTTCAATTTCCAATGACAAAGACCTTAAGCGCATGGTTGAATTCCATGCGGACTCGGAGACAACAGACATCTACGTCATTAAGAAGGTTGACAACAG GGTAAAGAGCTCTGTAGCAGACTCCAGTGCTCCTGCAGATTCTGCTATAATAGAGACTACTCCAGATGGATCTAAGCGGCAAAAGATATGTGCAAGTTGGGAGAACACAATCACTGGAGTTGGCCAAGTATTTGAGGGTCCAAAGGAATTTCGTGATGCGTTGCACAAGTATGCCATTGCACATAGGTTTCATTACAGATTTGTCAAGAATGACTCTTCTCGTGTCACTGTGGAATGTACTGATGAAGGATGTCCCTGGCGCATACATGCTTCCAAATCTTCTGCAAATCAGGAGTTCATGATCAAGAAAGTGGTTGGGAGCCATACATGTGAATCAGAGACAGTCAAAAGTAATCGTCTAGCTTCTCAAAAATGGGTTGCTAGTGTTATCAAGGAAAAATTACGTGACAGTCCAAACTACAGGCCAAGAGATATTGCAAATGATCTCCAGCGTGAATACGGACTAAGCCTGAACTATTCTCAAGCTTGGCGAGGCAAATTAATAGCTCGAAAAGAACTTTACAGTCCACATGAAGAGGCATGTAATCAGTTACCTTGGTTTCGTGATAGAATTTTCGCAACAAACCCTGGGAGTATGGCAACAGTAGAGGCATTGGAAGGTTCAAAGTTCCGCTTCTTTGTTGCATTCCATGCCTCCCTTCATGGTTTTGAGAATGGTTGCAGGCCTCTTCTCTTTCTTGACGTGATAACTGTGAAACCAAATAAGCATTGGAAACTATTAGGTGCTACTTCTGTTGATGGTGAAGGTGATGTGTTCCCCGTTGCATTATCTGTAGTGGATGACGAGAGTCAAGAAAATTGGCATTGGTTTCTTGAACAGCTAAAGGCATCGTTGCCTATGCCTGGAGACATAACATTCATATCAAATGGCAGAAGTGGTCTGTGGGATGATGTTTCTCTAATATTTCCAGATAGTTATCATGGATACAATGTCAACTTTTTCATTGAAGAATTTAAAACAAAATTGGATGACAGCTGGAGTGAAGAAGTAAAAGATATAATGGTCGAGCATCTTAAGGATGCCATATATTCGTGCAGAGTTGATGAATTCAATCATTATCTTGATCTCATCAAAGCTGAGTCTGATAAGCTTGCTGAATGGCTTTTGGAGACTAAACCTGAGCGGTGGTCAGATGCGTTATTCAAAGGGTCACGTCTTGGCCAATACACATGCAATATTTCCGAGACAATTGCAGAGTGGATCCCCAACAGATATGAGCTCCCTGTAGTGCAGCTGCTTGATACAATCAGATGCAACCTGATGGAGATGATCTATACACGCAGGGAATCTTCCAATACATGGTCAGAAGTATTAACACCATCAGCGAATCAGAAACTTCAGGAAGAGATGAACAAAGCTCTTTCACTCAGTGTTGTTTGCTCAACTGAAAATGATGGAAACAATAATGTGTTCGAAGTATGTGATGGTTCGGTCTATACAGTCAACATTGATACATGGGAGTGCACCTGCAGAAAGTGGCATGTGTCTGGGATTCCTTGCTGTCATGCCATCGCTGTGTTTGAGCAAACTGATCAGAATCCAGTCGAGTACTGTGCCAAGTATTTCAGAAGAGATTACTACCGCATGACTTACGCCATGTCAATCAACCCGATACCTGATGTCATTGTACCTCCTGCATCAACTGACCTAACGCAGAGCATGGGATTGCAACCATGCCCCATTCTAGCCCGCCGCCAAGTTGGCCGACCAAAGGAAAAGCCAGCTGATCCTCGTATTGCAATTAAAAGGGCGGTGCGCTGCAGCAGGTGCAAGGGCTATGGGCACAACAAAGCAACTTGCAAAGTCCCTCTCACAACATAA